One part of the Herbiconiux aconitum genome encodes these proteins:
- a CDS encoding ATP-dependent helicase: METSADDLLEALDPQQRIAARSLLGPVCILAGAGTGKTRAITHRIAYGVATGVYSPNRVMALTFTSRAAAELRTRLRPLGAGGVAARTFHSAALSQLNYFWPQVIGGEAPKIIDNKAKAIAHAAELLKLRVDTATLRDVAAEIEWRKVANLGIDEYELKARTVRTMPSNISVEQMLALHERYELLKDERRQLDFEDVLLVTAGMIELEPSVAIQVREQYRFFVVDEYQDVSPLQHHLLQQWLGDRRDLCVVGDASQTIYSFAGASAEYLLDFERRHENATVVTLEQNYRSTPAIVAVANRLMRGRPGALTLHAATAAAEATAVIEGDHDDATAAAAPAGSAAPPSMAPPATEFAPEPRVTAYRDDLAEAEGVATAIAELIATGTEPHEIALLYRVNAQSAVLEQALTAAGVSYQLRGATRFFDQPDVKRAVMELRAASVSISDEPLFKSVSDVLRSRGWSQDPPEGVGALRDRWEALNALMGLAEGMPPGTTFRQFTDELMERQSSQHEPTVRAVTLATLHSAKGLEWPVVFIVGVAEGLVPISYATGFQGIDEERRLLYVGITRARRRLALSWAVAGSRRSADRLPSRFLEESGIRSSDAA; this comes from the coding sequence ATCGAGACGTCTGCCGACGACCTGCTGGAGGCCCTCGACCCCCAGCAGCGCATCGCGGCCCGGTCGTTGCTCGGCCCGGTCTGCATCCTCGCCGGAGCGGGTACTGGCAAGACCCGGGCCATCACGCATCGCATCGCCTACGGCGTCGCCACCGGTGTCTACTCGCCGAACCGGGTGATGGCGCTGACCTTCACCTCCCGCGCCGCCGCCGAGTTGCGCACGCGTCTGCGCCCGCTCGGAGCCGGCGGGGTCGCCGCCCGCACCTTCCACTCGGCCGCCCTCTCCCAGTTGAACTACTTCTGGCCGCAGGTGATCGGAGGCGAGGCTCCGAAGATCATCGACAACAAGGCGAAGGCCATCGCCCACGCTGCCGAGTTGCTGAAGCTGCGCGTCGACACCGCCACATTGCGCGATGTCGCCGCCGAGATCGAGTGGCGCAAAGTCGCGAACCTCGGCATCGACGAATACGAACTGAAGGCCCGCACGGTGCGCACCATGCCGTCGAACATCAGCGTGGAGCAGATGCTCGCGCTGCACGAGCGCTATGAGCTGCTGAAAGACGAGCGCCGCCAACTCGATTTCGAAGACGTGCTGCTCGTGACGGCGGGCATGATCGAGCTCGAGCCCTCCGTGGCGATCCAGGTTCGGGAGCAGTACCGGTTCTTCGTGGTCGACGAATATCAAGACGTGTCTCCTCTGCAGCATCATCTCCTCCAGCAGTGGTTGGGCGATCGTCGCGACCTCTGCGTGGTCGGCGACGCGAGTCAGACCATCTACTCCTTCGCGGGCGCGAGCGCCGAGTACCTCCTCGATTTCGAGCGCCGCCACGAGAACGCGACCGTCGTGACCCTCGAGCAGAACTACCGTTCGACGCCCGCGATCGTCGCGGTGGCGAACCGTCTCATGCGCGGCCGTCCTGGGGCTCTGACGCTGCACGCGGCCACCGCAGCAGCGGAAGCCACCGCGGTGATCGAGGGCGACCACGACGACGCCACGGCCGCCGCAGCACCCGCAGGCAGCGCCGCGCCCCCATCCATGGCGCCTCCTGCCACGGAGTTCGCCCCGGAGCCCCGGGTCACCGCCTACCGCGACGATCTCGCCGAGGCCGAGGGTGTCGCCACCGCCATCGCCGAGTTGATCGCGACCGGAACGGAGCCGCACGAGATCGCCCTGCTCTACCGGGTGAACGCGCAGTCGGCCGTGCTCGAGCAGGCGCTCACCGCGGCCGGCGTCAGCTACCAATTGCGGGGAGCGACCCGCTTCTTCGACCAGCCCGACGTGAAGCGCGCGGTGATGGAACTCCGCGCCGCCTCGGTGTCGATCTCTGACGAGCCGCTCTTCAAGTCGGTGAGCGACGTGCTGCGCTCGCGCGGCTGGTCGCAGGATCCGCCCGAAGGCGTCGGAGCCCTGCGCGACCGCTGGGAGGCACTGAACGCGCTGATGGGACTGGCCGAGGGAATGCCGCCCGGCACCACCTTCCGGCAGTTCACCGACGAGCTGATGGAACGGCAGTCGTCGCAGCACGAACCGACCGTTCGCGCGGTCACGCTCGCCACCCTGCACTCGGCGAAGGGCCTCGAATGGCCGGTGGTGTTCATCGTGGGCGTCGCCGAAGGGCTCGTGCCGATCAGCTACGCCACCGGATTCCAGGGCATCGACGAGGAACGCCGACTGCTCTACGTGGGCATCACCCGCGCTCGCCGACGACTCGCGCTGTCGTGGGCGGTGGCCGGATCACGGCGGAGCGCAGACCGGCTTCCCTCCCGTTTTCTGGAAGAGAGCGGCATCCGCAGCTCGGATGCGGCCTGA
- a CDS encoding PD-(D/E)XK nuclease family protein: protein MKEGAVIELDPAQRLVLERPADASFSVIGAPGSGKTLTLLELVADRVAREGFAPESILVLAPTRQSATRLRDRVALRLGVPSNGPLARTPTSAAFELVRRSAAASGRPVALLTGAEQDRIIAELLEGALDDASEGRAAVVWPEELPPEVRRLRAFRTELRELMMRATENGLSPTALHELGARHGVPEWVAAAAFLRDYYATVEGFESARLDSAELLAEGRRIVRDSGALGGVRLVVVDDFHDLAVGAVNLVRELARQGAAVVAFGDPDAATAGFRGSDVRALGQLSRALGVPTAPPVVLRTSYRQGGALRAFTRRVTERIGTAAAGSQRDTRDVGAEATAPGSIGGRVLTVQADSRAAEIATIAHILRERFLLHSTDWSRMAVVVRSGALVPAIARGLALAEVPTRTLSAVQALRDDYAARHLVEGLAVAIGVADLTPEIVTSVILGPLCGVDAVGLRRLRLALRHDELASGGSRHSDELLREAVLTPGALVTIDSAPARRVAALGVTLAKLGASHRRGATIEELLWELWQRTGLAKRWGELAAGAGIVADEANRNLDGAVALFTAAKRSVEREPERPAELFIDEFLTAEVPEDTLSPRSRTGSVLVTTPTGAVGIDVAVVVVAGLQESVWPNLRQRGSLLHAQRLSALAENGAAGAASGADEAFGSPDASDAERSEPRLPVEDSRAEVLSDELRMFALAVSRSRELTVLSCVSNDDEQPSPFFGLAPDADPVRPARHPLSLRGLTGHLRRRLVEEGDPRAAAALARLAAEQVPGAHPADWYGLLPASTDEPIVDPDDEEAVVRVSPSRIEAFEESPLVWFIDHVAGGSKGLAAGIGTIVHSVMEQVAADPEAELSTEELWRAAEERWRELRFEAPWIEEREKRALHTKLDGLSEYLRHFAAADHELLGAEAPFAFRQGRAQVNGSIDRVERRSDGRVLVIDLKTGKYPAAKADLPRHAQLASYQLAVRSGAVEGFEGSEGSEGSEGSSGSAGPGGAALLYVAKGERGVRFTLRAQEPLDDEALADIARRIEEVAEGMAGATFRGVAEPEERDHQNSYDYRIQLIKAVSE, encoded by the coding sequence GTGAAAGAAGGTGCCGTGATCGAACTCGACCCCGCACAGCGGTTGGTGCTCGAGCGGCCGGCCGACGCATCCTTCTCCGTCATCGGTGCGCCGGGCAGCGGAAAGACGCTGACCCTGCTCGAACTCGTGGCCGACCGGGTGGCGCGCGAGGGGTTCGCTCCCGAGAGCATTCTCGTGCTCGCTCCCACGAGACAGAGCGCGACACGATTGCGAGATCGGGTGGCGCTCCGGCTCGGGGTTCCGAGCAACGGACCGCTGGCGCGCACGCCGACCTCGGCGGCGTTCGAACTGGTGCGTCGGAGTGCTGCCGCATCCGGTCGTCCGGTCGCGCTGCTGACGGGTGCGGAGCAGGACCGAATCATCGCCGAGCTGCTCGAGGGGGCGCTCGACGATGCGTCGGAGGGGCGGGCAGCGGTCGTCTGGCCGGAGGAATTGCCCCCGGAGGTGCGGCGACTGCGCGCGTTCCGCACGGAGTTGCGTGAGCTGATGATGCGCGCCACCGAGAACGGACTGTCGCCGACGGCCCTGCACGAGCTGGGCGCGCGGCACGGGGTTCCGGAGTGGGTGGCGGCGGCGGCGTTCCTCCGCGACTACTACGCAACCGTCGAGGGGTTCGAGTCCGCTCGGCTCGACTCGGCTGAACTCCTGGCGGAGGGGCGGCGGATCGTACGCGACTCCGGCGCGCTCGGCGGAGTGCGGCTCGTGGTGGTCGACGATTTCCACGACCTCGCGGTGGGCGCGGTCAACCTCGTGCGCGAGCTCGCACGACAGGGTGCTGCGGTGGTGGCCTTCGGCGATCCGGATGCCGCGACGGCGGGATTCCGGGGGTCCGACGTGCGGGCGCTGGGGCAGCTGTCGCGTGCTCTCGGTGTGCCGACGGCGCCCCCCGTGGTGCTGCGCACCTCGTATCGACAGGGGGGAGCGCTGCGGGCGTTCACACGGCGGGTGACGGAACGCATCGGCACGGCCGCGGCCGGGTCGCAGCGCGACACGCGAGATGTCGGCGCGGAGGCCACGGCGCCTGGTTCGATCGGCGGACGGGTGCTCACCGTGCAGGCGGATTCGCGTGCGGCCGAGATCGCGACGATCGCACACATCCTGCGCGAACGCTTCCTCCTGCACAGCACCGACTGGTCGCGGATGGCGGTCGTCGTGCGCTCGGGGGCACTGGTGCCGGCGATCGCCCGCGGGCTGGCTCTGGCCGAAGTACCGACGCGCACCCTTTCGGCCGTGCAGGCATTGCGCGACGACTACGCGGCCCGCCACTTGGTGGAGGGCCTGGCGGTCGCTATCGGGGTGGCCGACCTCACCCCGGAGATCGTGACGTCGGTCATCCTGGGCCCGCTGTGCGGAGTGGATGCGGTCGGTCTGCGGCGCCTGCGACTGGCTCTCCGCCACGACGAACTGGCGAGCGGCGGAAGTCGACACTCCGATGAACTGCTGCGGGAGGCCGTGCTGACGCCCGGGGCGCTCGTCACGATCGACTCCGCACCGGCGCGCCGGGTGGCGGCCCTCGGGGTCACCCTCGCCAAGCTCGGCGCCAGTCACCGGCGCGGTGCGACGATCGAAGAGTTGCTCTGGGAGCTCTGGCAGCGCACCGGACTTGCCAAGCGGTGGGGCGAACTGGCGGCCGGTGCGGGCATCGTCGCCGATGAGGCGAACCGCAACCTCGACGGCGCCGTCGCCCTCTTCACGGCGGCGAAACGGTCGGTCGAACGCGAACCTGAGCGGCCGGCCGAACTCTTCATCGACGAGTTCCTCACCGCCGAAGTGCCTGAAGACACGCTGTCGCCGCGTTCCCGCACCGGGTCGGTGCTCGTCACCACGCCCACCGGCGCGGTCGGCATCGACGTCGCGGTCGTGGTGGTCGCGGGCCTGCAGGAGTCGGTCTGGCCGAACCTCCGGCAGCGTGGCTCCTTGCTGCACGCGCAGCGGCTGAGTGCCCTGGCCGAGAACGGCGCCGCAGGTGCGGCGTCGGGGGCCGACGAGGCCTTCGGCAGCCCTGACGCCTCCGACGCGGAGCGGAGCGAACCGCGCCTCCCGGTCGAAGACAGCCGGGCCGAGGTGCTTTCCGACGAGTTGCGGATGTTCGCGCTCGCGGTCTCTCGCTCGCGTGAGTTGACCGTGCTGAGCTGCGTCTCCAACGACGACGAGCAGCCTTCGCCGTTCTTCGGCCTGGCGCCCGACGCCGATCCGGTGCGCCCGGCCCGACATCCGCTCTCCCTGCGCGGACTGACCGGCCACCTGCGCCGGCGACTCGTCGAAGAGGGCGACCCGCGTGCCGCAGCGGCCCTCGCCCGGCTGGCGGCGGAACAGGTTCCGGGGGCCCATCCGGCCGACTGGTACGGGTTGCTCCCCGCGTCCACCGACGAACCGATCGTCGACCCCGACGACGAGGAAGCCGTGGTGCGGGTGTCGCCGTCGCGCATCGAGGCATTCGAAGAATCGCCGCTCGTGTGGTTCATCGACCATGTGGCGGGCGGTTCGAAGGGGCTCGCCGCGGGCATCGGCACCATCGTGCACTCCGTGATGGAGCAGGTGGCAGCCGACCCGGAGGCCGAGCTCAGCACCGAGGAGCTGTGGCGGGCCGCCGAGGAACGCTGGCGCGAGCTGCGGTTCGAGGCGCCATGGATCGAGGAGCGCGAGAAGCGGGCGCTGCACACGAAGCTCGACGGGCTGTCGGAGTATCTGCGGCACTTCGCCGCAGCCGATCATGAGCTGCTCGGCGCCGAAGCGCCCTTCGCCTTTCGCCAGGGTCGCGCCCAGGTGAACGGATCGATCGATCGCGTGGAGAGGCGCTCCGACGGCCGGGTGCTGGTGATCGATCTGAAGACCGGCAAGTATCCGGCCGCCAAGGCCGATCTCCCTCGCCACGCCCAACTCGCGAGTTACCAGCTGGCGGTGCGTTCGGGCGCGGTGGAAGGGTTCGAAGGTTCTGAAGGTTCTGAAGGCTCTGAAGGTTCCAGCGGGTCCGCCGGCCCCGGGGGAGCCGCTCTGCTCTACGTCGCCAAAGGCGAGCGTGGAGTGCGGTTCACTCTGCGGGCGCAGGAGCCGCTCGACGACGAGGCGCTCGCCGACATCGCACGGCGCATCGAAGAGGTGGCCGAAGGGATGGCCGGAGCGACGTTCCGGGGTGTCGCCGAGCCCGAGGAGCGCGACCACCAGAACTCCTACGACTACCGCATCCAGTTGATCAAGGCGGTGTCCGAGTGA
- the nudC gene encoding NAD(+) diphosphatase, with product MSRAFQSLLPLSRNRIDRDHLSRSNPELLDERWRGPDSRVLVLHRGQALATAGANPADYDGFGPKPTVAVHPTLDLRSPADLPASVLQHLDAGGVRLYLGFALDASEGLSIDAPLFAISVTDADASALETPGSSWLNLRMVAADLDDVSAGMFTEALAMFNWHSTHTHCPRCGEVTVVESGGWVRRCPREDIELFPRTDPAIIVGVVDRDDRILLGSNALWENNRYSLLAGFVEPGESLEAAAIREIAEESGVIIDDPEYVGSQPWPFPASLMVGFMARVTEEHPAALRPDGDEILDLRWFTREQLADPASGVLLPGSSSIARAIIERWYGGPLPEPEQQ from the coding sequence ATGTCACGCGCTTTCCAGTCCCTGCTGCCGCTTTCTCGCAACCGGATCGATCGAGATCACCTGTCGCGCTCGAACCCCGAGTTGCTCGACGAACGCTGGCGCGGGCCGGATTCGCGCGTTCTCGTACTGCACCGGGGCCAGGCTCTGGCCACAGCCGGAGCGAACCCGGCCGACTACGACGGTTTCGGTCCGAAGCCGACCGTGGCGGTGCATCCGACGCTCGATCTCCGATCGCCGGCCGACCTGCCCGCCTCCGTGCTGCAGCACCTCGACGCGGGCGGCGTGCGCCTCTACCTCGGATTCGCGCTCGACGCCTCGGAGGGCCTCTCGATCGACGCGCCCCTGTTCGCAATCTCGGTGACGGATGCGGATGCGAGCGCCCTCGAGACCCCGGGCTCCAGCTGGCTGAACCTCCGCATGGTCGCTGCCGACCTCGACGACGTGAGCGCCGGGATGTTCACCGAAGCCCTCGCCATGTTCAACTGGCACAGCACGCACACCCACTGCCCGCGCTGCGGCGAGGTGACCGTGGTGGAGAGCGGTGGCTGGGTGCGCCGCTGCCCGCGCGAGGACATCGAGCTCTTCCCGCGCACCGATCCGGCCATCATCGTGGGCGTCGTCGACCGCGACGACCGCATCCTGCTCGGCTCGAACGCTCTCTGGGAGAACAACCGCTATTCGCTGCTGGCCGGGTTCGTGGAGCCCGGGGAGTCGCTCGAGGCGGCGGCGATCCGGGAGATCGCCGAGGAATCGGGAGTGATCATCGACGATCCGGAGTACGTGGGATCGCAGCCGTGGCCCTTCCCGGCCTCGCTCATGGTGGGCTTCATGGCCCGGGTCACCGAGGAGCACCCGGCGGCGCTCCGCCCCGACGGCGACGAGATCCTCGACCTGCGGTGGTTCACCCGCGAGCAATTGGCCGATCCGGCGAGCGGCGTGCTGCTGCCCGGGTCGTCATCCATCGCTCGTGCCATCATCGAGCGCTGGTACGGCGGACCCCTGCCGGAGCCCGAACAGCAGTGA
- a CDS encoding ATP-dependent DNA helicase, which translates to MTDALFDLEALDDPQAFGPPPLHLGAVGAVGADDGRGDDGGAGSEADATIGAVEGARLSAVEIAERLGLPRPTEQQRAVIEAPLDPRIVVAGAGSGKTETMANRVVWLIANGLVGVPEVLGLTFTRKAAGELAERIRHRLQQLAAAKITELAFDPFDAPSIATYNAFANSIFRENAVVIGREGEAAVLSEASAWQLARKVVVSSADARLLQVEKSVDVVTSAVLALSRALAENVVESTEVSRYAEQFTALTELPLGSARLRGVPTELAKAVENVATLPLLLALADAYAAEKVRRGYVEYSDQIALALAIVESTPRVVADYRDRYRVVLLDEYQDTSVVQTRLLSALFRAQPVMAVGDPHQSIYGWRGASAANLARFAADFDGHAHPFALSTSWRNPRLVLDAANALVEPLSATAGVPVEQLGPRPGVTRGVLDISFTETVRDEAREVATWLERQLAVRDPEGRRRSAALLCRSVKKVEPFTAALDERGIPYHVLGIGGLLGQPAVADLVSTLRVLYHPTAGPDLVRVLGGARWRIGAKDLIALRGLASWIAQRDHRFQKLDASVAGQLRGSVVADEDRSIIDALDFLATASPEHGAVSGFSEPGLARLRQAAAQFAYLRTRAGLGLVDYVDLVQQELMLDIEVLASPHATAGRASLDAFAEQLDSFLALDPAAGLGEFLAWLEEAEKRDRLEPRTEEPEPGTVQILTIHGSKGLEWDVVAIPRMVEAELPGAPLSNLGWLGFGELPFDFRGDSAELPALAWRGLAGQNEFKPALENFKAANADHYAAEQRRLIYVAVTRARSDLLLSGSFWTTGVKKVRGPGRYLRELDEIGLVPSGALPETTAFEENPLAESESWTTWPRDPLGARRPRVAAAASAVLAADPGSTTPYDHDIELLLAERAALRGERRLDVPVRIPASRFKDYVADPQAVVRALQRPMPERPFRATRLGTRFHSWVEERFRRRGGSSLIDLDLVAGENLDLFDDELDAADDDVTAGAALVGDQIDAAEDTGRIDRVELPEQADERRFAELVATFEASEFADRQPEEVEVEIHLVLADRVVVCKIDAIFAEGDTFQVVDWKTGKAPADEADLELKQLQLALYRLAYARWKGIDVERVDAAFYFVADDAVVRPERLFSEGELVALIRDSML; encoded by the coding sequence GTGACCGACGCCCTCTTCGACCTGGAGGCGCTCGACGACCCGCAGGCCTTCGGGCCGCCACCGCTCCACCTCGGCGCAGTCGGCGCTGTCGGCGCGGACGACGGCCGAGGCGACGACGGCGGCGCGGGCAGCGAAGCGGATGCGACCATCGGCGCGGTCGAAGGCGCGCGGCTCTCCGCGGTCGAGATCGCCGAGCGTCTCGGTCTTCCGCGGCCCACCGAGCAGCAGCGCGCCGTGATCGAGGCGCCCCTCGATCCCCGCATCGTGGTGGCGGGCGCCGGCAGCGGCAAGACCGAGACGATGGCCAATCGGGTGGTGTGGCTGATCGCCAACGGCCTGGTCGGCGTGCCGGAGGTGCTCGGTCTCACCTTCACCCGCAAGGCCGCCGGCGAACTGGCCGAACGCATCCGGCACCGCCTGCAGCAGCTGGCCGCCGCGAAGATCACCGAGCTCGCCTTCGACCCTTTCGACGCGCCATCGATCGCCACGTACAACGCGTTCGCGAACAGCATCTTCCGGGAGAACGCGGTGGTGATCGGCCGGGAGGGCGAGGCGGCCGTGCTGAGCGAAGCCTCGGCCTGGCAGCTCGCCCGCAAAGTGGTGGTGTCCAGTGCTGACGCGCGACTGCTCCAGGTGGAGAAGTCGGTCGACGTGGTGACATCGGCCGTGCTGGCGCTCAGCCGGGCACTGGCCGAGAACGTCGTGGAGTCGACCGAGGTGAGTCGCTATGCCGAGCAGTTCACCGCGCTCACCGAGCTGCCCCTCGGGTCGGCGCGGTTGCGCGGCGTTCCGACCGAGCTCGCCAAAGCTGTCGAGAACGTGGCCACCCTGCCGCTGCTGCTCGCACTGGCGGATGCCTACGCCGCCGAGAAGGTGCGGCGCGGCTACGTGGAGTACTCCGACCAGATCGCGCTCGCCCTGGCGATCGTCGAGAGCACTCCGCGGGTGGTGGCTGATTACCGAGATCGCTATCGCGTGGTGCTGCTCGACGAGTATCAGGACACCAGTGTCGTGCAGACCCGTCTGCTCTCGGCACTGTTCCGGGCGCAGCCGGTGATGGCGGTCGGCGATCCGCACCAGTCGATCTACGGCTGGCGCGGCGCGAGTGCGGCGAACCTGGCGCGGTTCGCCGCCGATTTCGACGGGCACGCGCATCCGTTCGCCCTGTCGACCAGCTGGCGCAATCCTCGGCTCGTGCTCGACGCCGCGAACGCCCTCGTCGAGCCGCTGTCGGCGACCGCCGGTGTGCCGGTGGAGCAGCTCGGCCCGCGGCCGGGCGTGACCCGAGGCGTGCTCGACATCTCGTTCACCGAGACGGTGCGCGACGAGGCCCGCGAGGTCGCGACCTGGCTCGAGCGACAGCTGGCGGTGCGCGACCCGGAAGGCCGACGGCGATCGGCGGCCCTGCTGTGCCGATCGGTGAAGAAGGTCGAGCCCTTCACCGCGGCGCTCGACGAGCGGGGGATTCCCTATCACGTGCTCGGCATCGGCGGCCTGCTCGGCCAGCCCGCCGTCGCCGACCTGGTTTCGACGCTCCGGGTGCTCTACCACCCGACTGCGGGGCCCGACCTGGTGCGGGTGCTCGGAGGAGCGCGTTGGCGCATCGGCGCCAAAGATCTGATCGCTCTGCGCGGTCTGGCGTCGTGGATCGCCCAGCGCGACCACCGCTTCCAGAAACTCGACGCGAGCGTGGCCGGGCAGCTGCGCGGATCGGTCGTGGCCGACGAAGACCGCTCCATCATCGACGCTCTCGACTTTCTCGCCACAGCGTCACCCGAGCACGGCGCGGTGAGCGGATTCAGCGAGCCCGGTCTCGCCCGTCTGCGGCAGGCCGCCGCCCAATTCGCCTACCTGCGCACGCGCGCAGGCCTCGGCCTCGTCGACTACGTCGATCTGGTGCAGCAGGAGCTGATGCTCGACATCGAGGTGCTCGCGAGCCCGCATGCCACCGCCGGGCGCGCAAGTCTCGACGCCTTCGCCGAGCAGCTCGACTCCTTCCTGGCGCTTGACCCGGCGGCCGGGCTCGGCGAGTTCCTGGCGTGGCTCGAGGAGGCGGAGAAACGCGACCGTCTCGAACCCCGCACCGAAGAACCGGAGCCGGGCACCGTGCAGATCCTCACCATCCACGGGTCGAAGGGCCTGGAGTGGGATGTCGTCGCGATACCGCGCATGGTGGAGGCCGAGCTGCCGGGTGCTCCGCTGTCGAACCTCGGATGGTTGGGGTTCGGCGAATTGCCGTTCGATTTCCGGGGCGACTCGGCCGAACTTCCCGCCCTCGCCTGGCGCGGTCTCGCCGGCCAGAACGAGTTCAAGCCCGCTCTGGAGAACTTCAAGGCGGCGAACGCCGATCACTACGCCGCCGAGCAGCGCCGTCTGATCTACGTCGCGGTCACGCGGGCTCGATCGGATCTGCTGTTGTCGGGTTCGTTCTGGACGACCGGCGTCAAGAAGGTGCGCGGGCCAGGGCGCTACCTCCGTGAACTGGACGAGATCGGACTCGTGCCTTCTGGAGCCCTTCCGGAGACCACCGCCTTCGAGGAGAACCCCTTGGCCGAGTCGGAGAGCTGGACGACGTGGCCGCGGGATCCGCTCGGGGCTCGACGTCCGCGGGTGGCGGCCGCGGCATCCGCGGTGCTGGCCGCCGACCCGGGGTCGACGACTCCCTATGACCACGACATCGAACTGCTGCTCGCCGAGCGCGCCGCGCTGCGTGGTGAACGGAGGCTCGACGTGCCGGTGCGCATCCCGGCCTCCCGTTTCAAGGATTACGTGGCCGACCCGCAGGCCGTGGTGCGGGCCCTGCAACGACCCATGCCGGAGCGACCGTTCCGGGCGACTCGGCTGGGCACGCGTTTTCACAGCTGGGTCGAGGAGCGGTTCCGGCGGCGTGGCGGCAGTTCGTTGATCGATCTCGACCTGGTGGCGGGCGAGAACCTCGACCTCTTCGACGACGAGCTCGATGCGGCCGACGACGACGTCACAGCGGGCGCGGCCTTGGTGGGCGATCAGATCGATGCGGCTGAGGACACCGGGCGGATCGATCGGGTCGAGTTGCCCGAGCAGGCCGACGAGCGACGGTTCGCCGAGCTGGTCGCCACGTTCGAGGCATCCGAGTTCGCCGACCGGCAGCCGGAGGAGGTGGAGGTGGAGATTCATCTCGTGCTCGCCGACCGGGTGGTGGTGTGCAAGATCGACGCGATCTTCGCCGAGGGCGACACGTTCCAGGTGGTCGACTGGAAGACCGGAAAAGCGCCGGCCGACGAGGCCGACCTGGAGCTGAAGCAGTTGCAGCTCGCCCTCTACCGCCTGGCGTACGCGCGCTGGAAGGGCATCGACGTCGAGCGGGTCGACGCCGCGTTCTACTTCGTGGCCGACGACGCCGTGGTGCGCCCCGAGCGCCTCTTCAGCGAGGGCGAACTCGTGGCGCTCATCCGCGACTCGATGCTCTGA
- a CDS encoding phosphotransferase: protein MARSHLTLAALATSAVSGADIVATRALSGATHGRFDSAVVTLRSGEEYMVRVPVNSDAESEQSRDLVALNALTPGVRSRLPFHIPAFVGQAPIGETRAVVYDFIQGTPASLHDIGGERSASDSIGRAIAAVHSLPTSVVSDAGLTTNTPAQIAATSRKLADRAAASGKVPKELLTRWSLALEDSALWQFQPTVVNGALAPESFLLADDQVTGIIGWQNLRVGDPALDLFWLNSASSAESADRVYGAYENAVSKPADRQLRKRARLYAELEIARWLLHGVDTRDASIVADAESMLGSLSSTVQSDLLNPLSTDTGQIMAVEDVEAMLDRTPLPGRSSPTEHANRIAED from the coding sequence ATGGCGAGATCTCACCTCACTCTAGCCGCGCTCGCGACCTCTGCCGTCTCGGGAGCCGACATCGTCGCGACCCGCGCGCTCTCTGGCGCGACCCACGGCCGATTCGATTCGGCGGTCGTCACCCTGCGGTCGGGTGAGGAGTATATGGTGCGGGTTCCGGTGAATTCCGATGCCGAGTCCGAGCAGTCGCGCGACCTCGTCGCCCTCAACGCCCTCACCCCCGGGGTGCGCTCCCGGCTCCCGTTCCACATCCCCGCCTTCGTCGGCCAAGCGCCGATCGGCGAGACCCGGGCGGTGGTCTACGACTTCATCCAGGGCACGCCGGCCTCGCTCCACGACATCGGGGGCGAGCGCAGCGCATCCGATTCGATCGGCCGGGCCATCGCCGCCGTGCACTCGCTGCCGACCTCGGTGGTGTCGGATGCGGGGCTCACCACGAACACGCCCGCCCAGATCGCCGCCACCTCGCGCAAGCTCGCCGATCGCGCCGCGGCCTCGGGCAAGGTGCCGAAAGAGCTCCTCACCCGGTGGTCGCTGGCGCTGGAAGACAGCGCGCTCTGGCAGTTCCAGCCCACCGTGGTCAACGGCGCTCTGGCGCCGGAGTCGTTCCTGCTCGCCGACGACCAGGTCACCGGCATCATCGGCTGGCAGAATCTGCGGGTCGGCGACCCGGCGCTCGACCTGTTCTGGCTCAACTCCGCGTCGAGCGCGGAAAGCGCCGATCGCGTCTACGGCGCCTACGAGAACGCCGTCTCGAAGCCCGCCGACCGGCAGCTGCGCAAGCGCGCGCGGCTGTACGCCGAGCTCGAGATCGCGCGCTGGCTGCTGCACGGTGTCGACACCCGCGACGCCTCGATCGTGGCCGACGCCGAGTCGATGCTGGGCAGCCTGAGCAGCACGGTGCAGAGCGATCTGCTCAACCCGCTTTCCACCGACACCGGCCAGATCATGGCGGTCGAAGACGTCGAGGCGATGCTCGACCGCACTCCCCTGCCCGGCCGTTCCTCGCCCACCGAGCACGCGAACCGCATCGCCGAGGACTAG